In Phragmites australis chromosome 24, lpPhrAust1.1, whole genome shotgun sequence, the following are encoded in one genomic region:
- the LOC133907227 gene encoding uncharacterized protein LOC133907227: MAILRRFVDADHWEAEDVVGRLGMIAHAALLHAGFVPYGAEPPSGHLLKMPAGKTGTSLYLSRRYTAPQLAHRKDADAAVLMLCTTPGSDDVALIMYLTTDIDVRSAYRERLGVATITPLLSRALDDTEPRGSRICWSLADGVCWGLFVKLCHRNGLPLTGFTSLPDDVKVEILKRLKDGEDLARVECTSRQLRRLVAECDGELWKPLYEAHREFLKPLYEALRELWKSSYDLFSLRLLRRWCRPFLLDDAESSEDVAVSWKEKYVMRASRHRLFLDSFPLIVLPPIRSTSSPWIPAWLLSDPPEPKIVAGGKNACGHHRKVARNDYNKKRHGAGAIHSPSSRYRWKHR; this comes from the coding sequence ATGGCGATCCTTCGAAGGTTCGTCGACGCTGACCATTGGGAAGCCGAGGACGTTGTCGGCCGGCTGGGCATGATCGCTCATGCCGCCTTACTCCACGCCGGCTTCGTGCCCTACGGCGCCGAGCCACCGTCCGGCCACCTCCTGAAGATGCCAGCAGGCAAGACAGGCACCTCGCTGTATCTCTCCCGGAGGTACACCGCGCCGCAGCTGGCGCACCGCAAGGACGCCGACGCCGCCGTGCTGATGCTGTGCACTACGCCGGGGAGCGACGATGTCGCCCTGATCATGTACCTCACGACGGACATCGATGTGCGGAGCGCGTACCGGGAGCGCCTGGGCGTGGCCACCATCACGCCACTCCTCTCCCGCGCCCTGGACGACACGGAGCCCCGGGGGTCGCGGATCTGCTGGTCGCTCGCGGACGGCGTATGCTGGGGCCTCTTCGTCAAGCTGTGCCACAGGAACGGTCTGCCGCTGACAGGTTTCACGTCCCTGCCCGACGACGTCAAGGTGGAGATCCTGAAGCGGCTCAAGGACGGCGAGGACCTAGCGAGGGTGGAGTGCACGAGCAGGCAGCTGAGGCGCCTCGTGGCGGAATGCGACGGCGAGCTGTGGAAGCCATTGTACGAGGCCCATCGCGAATTTTTGAAGCCATTGTACGAGGCCCTTAGAGAGCTGTGGAAGTCATCGTACGACCTCTTTAGCTTGCGCCTGCTCCGGCGCTGGTGCCGTCCGTTTCTCCTGGACGACGCCGAGAGCTCCGAGGATGTAGCAGTCAGCTGGAAGGAGAAGTACGTGATGAGGGCCAGCCGGCACCGGTTGTTTCTCGACTCGTTTCCTCTCATTGTGCTGCCACCGATTCGATCCACGAGCTCTCCATGGATACCTGCCTGGTTGTTGTCCGATCCGCCGGAGCCGAAGATAGTTGCGGGGGGCAAGAATGCATGCGGCCACCACCGGAAGGTGGCAAGGAACGACTACAATAAGAAGAGACACGGCGCCGGCGCGATCCACTCGCCGTCTTCTCGGTACCGATGGAAGCACCGGTAA